Proteins encoded within one genomic window of Methanosarcina barkeri str. Wiesmoor:
- a CDS encoding helix-turn-helix domain-containing protein translates to MKDCTVYKTMNIIGKRWTIHILLELYKGEKKEKRFNELKRKLGYITPKILSERLTELETEGLIEKKVDHSTNPPKSEYYLTESGVDFVKIIQEIKRWGLKWKFQNEECEKAICMYCER, encoded by the coding sequence ATGAAAGACTGTACAGTCTACAAGACCATGAATATCATCGGGAAAAGGTGGACAATCCATATCCTTCTGGAGCTGTACAAGGGGGAAAAAAAGGAAAAGCGTTTTAATGAGCTCAAAAGGAAACTCGGCTACATAACTCCAAAAATTCTCTCCGAGAGGCTGACAGAGCTGGAAACTGAGGGCCTTATTGAAAAGAAGGTTGATCATTCAACAAACCCTCCAAAATCCGAGTATTACTTGACCGAAAGTGGGGTGGATTTCGTGAAAATAATACAGGAAATTAAACGTTGGGGACTGAAGTGGAAATTTCAGAATGAAGAATGTGAAAAGGCTATTTGCATGTACTGTGAGCG
- a CDS encoding NAD(P)/FAD-dependent oxidoreductase, whose amino-acid sequence MKDNLPEKGAIVQRDRETYAIAPHIPGGIADPNTLRKIADVAEKYGAAALKMTSAQRIAIVGLKEEDLDNAWADLDMKPGAAVGLCVRSVKFCPGTTFCKQGKQDAVGLGLKLDEKYHGMSMPSKFKMAVSGCPNSCSEPAIKDIGVMGTAKGYTLMVGGAAAASPRLAEVVAKNLSEEEVLDAIDRIVNFYKNSGTKKRLGKFIDGVGLEEFKAQVGL is encoded by the coding sequence ATGAAAGACAACTTACCGGAAAAAGGTGCAATCGTTCAGAGAGACCGTGAAACCTATGCAATCGCCCCTCATATCCCAGGAGGAATTGCGGACCCTAACACTCTCAGGAAGATAGCCGACGTTGCAGAAAAATATGGAGCTGCTGCCCTTAAGATGACTTCTGCCCAGAGGATTGCAATCGTAGGCCTGAAGGAGGAAGACCTTGACAATGCGTGGGCTGATCTGGATATGAAACCCGGCGCCGCTGTAGGGCTTTGCGTAAGAAGTGTAAAGTTCTGTCCTGGGACTACTTTCTGCAAGCAAGGAAAACAGGATGCAGTAGGCCTGGGTCTTAAACTGGATGAAAAATACCACGGAATGTCGATGCCTTCCAAGTTCAAGATGGCAGTTTCCGGTTGTCCAAACTCTTGCTCTGAGCCTGCCATTAAGGACATAGGGGTAATGGGTACTGCTAAAGGATATACCCTGATGGTAGGAGGTGCTGCGGCTGCAAGTCCAAGACTTGCTGAGGTTGTTGCAAAAAACCTGTCAGAAGAGGAAGTCCTTGACGCAATCGATAGAATTGTTAATTTCTATAAAAATTCTGGCACGAAAAAGAGGCTTGGAAAATTCATTGACGGCGTGGGTCTTGAGGAATTCAAAGCCCAGGTAGGCCTGTAA